In the genome of Persephonella sp. KM09-Lau-8, one region contains:
- a CDS encoding EAL domain-containing protein produces MIPETEKIKVLYVEDDPRVRETTLLLLKEFFHKILTASNGNEGLKIYQKEKPDLIITDINMPVMSGLEMVSKIREKDKDIPIIVLTAHSETDYLIQSIKLGVDGYILKPIDLNQFLEVIKKVLEKITLKKELEKNIYLLKQYQKAVDELFIVSKTDSKGIITYVNKKFCDISKYSEEELIGKPHNIVRHPDVPKQFFDDLWKTIKEEKRKWKGIVKNKAKDGSTYYVDTIITPILDKEGNVVEFLSIRKDVSNIINPRKKLENMFITSENFLVAIINVDNFKYIENLLDFKSLQEIEEKIIKIIIQNIPEECNFNEVINVGDGEFVLAKELNEITNELIEKTIRNLKRVQKILQQVSREFIDYEIEVSISIAYGKNAYKIAKYGLSKISEINTDFIIANELEEKIKAEAKKNLKTLSLIKYAVENEGILLYLQPIVDNHTGNISKYEALVRIKDKDGNILSPFSFLDIAKKTKYYPEFTFSVMRQAFNVLEVIDTQISINLSVVDIEKEHIRNEILRLIENNKDKANKITFELLEEDVKDFSVIEDFIKTIKSFGIQIAIDDFGSGYSNFERLLDYQPDILKIDGSLVKNIENDKFSRNLVETIVSFAKKQNLQTIAEFVENDNIHRILKDIGVDFSQGYYFGKPQPYEDIIYKFIT; encoded by the coding sequence ATGATACCAGAAACTGAAAAAATAAAAGTTTTATATGTTGAAGATGATCCAAGGGTCAGAGAAACAACTCTTCTCCTCCTGAAAGAGTTCTTCCACAAAATTCTGACAGCGTCTAACGGGAATGAGGGGCTAAAAATCTATCAGAAGGAAAAGCCAGATTTAATCATTACAGATATTAATATGCCAGTTATGTCCGGTCTTGAGATGGTAAGTAAGATAAGAGAAAAAGATAAAGATATTCCTATAATAGTTCTTACAGCCCATTCAGAAACGGATTATTTAATACAGAGCATAAAACTGGGAGTTGATGGATATATACTCAAGCCTATAGACCTGAACCAGTTTCTTGAGGTGATAAAAAAGGTTTTAGAAAAGATAACCCTTAAAAAAGAACTGGAAAAGAATATTTATTTGTTAAAACAATACCAGAAAGCTGTTGATGAGTTATTTATTGTTTCAAAAACAGACTCCAAAGGAATAATCACCTATGTAAACAAAAAATTCTGTGATATATCAAAATACTCAGAAGAAGAACTCATAGGAAAGCCACATAATATAGTTAGACATCCAGATGTGCCTAAACAATTTTTTGATGATTTATGGAAAACAATAAAAGAAGAAAAAAGGAAATGGAAGGGAATAGTCAAAAATAAAGCAAAAGATGGTTCTACTTATTATGTGGATACCATAATAACACCTATTTTAGATAAGGAAGGAAATGTAGTTGAGTTTTTATCTATACGGAAGGATGTTTCTAACATTATAAATCCAAGGAAAAAATTGGAAAATATGTTTATTACTTCGGAAAATTTTCTTGTTGCTATTATTAATGTTGATAATTTCAAATATATTGAAAATCTTCTGGATTTTAAATCCTTACAGGAAATTGAAGAAAAAATCATAAAAATTATCATACAGAACATACCAGAAGAATGTAATTTTAATGAGGTCATAAATGTAGGGGATGGAGAATTTGTGCTGGCAAAAGAATTGAACGAAATAACAAATGAACTTATAGAAAAAACAATTAGAAATCTAAAAAGGGTTCAAAAAATTCTCCAACAGGTAAGCCGAGAGTTTATAGATTATGAAATAGAGGTAAGTATCAGTATAGCTTATGGTAAAAATGCTTATAAAATTGCCAAATATGGTCTATCTAAAATAAGCGAAATTAATACAGACTTCATAATAGCAAATGAGCTGGAAGAGAAAATAAAAGCAGAAGCCAAGAAAAATCTAAAAACTTTAAGTTTAATAAAATATGCCGTAGAAAATGAAGGAATTCTTCTTTATCTGCAACCTATCGTTGATAACCATACAGGGAATATCTCAAAATATGAAGCCCTTGTAAGGATAAAAGATAAAGATGGGAATATTCTGTCTCCATTTTCATTTTTAGATATAGCCAAGAAAACCAAATATTATCCAGAATTTACATTTTCAGTAATGAGGCAGGCTTTTAATGTGTTAGAAGTGATAGATACACAAATCAGTATTAACTTATCTGTTGTTGATATAGAAAAAGAACACATCCGTAATGAAATTCTTAGATTAATTGAGAACAACAAAGACAAAGCAAATAAAATAACATTTGAGCTATTGGAAGAGGATGTAAAGGATTTTTCTGTAATTGAAGATTTCATAAAAACAATTAAATCTTTTGGAATTCAGATAGCAATAGATGATTTTGGTAGTGGCTATTCTAATTTTGAGAGATTATTAGATTATCAGCCTGATATTCTTAAAATAGATGGTAGCCTTGTAAAAAATATAGAAAATGATAAATTTTCCAGAAATCTGGTAGAAACAATAGTTTCCTTTGCAAAGAAGCAGAATTTACAGACCATCGCAGAATTTGTGGAAAATGATAATATCCATAGAATTTTAAAGGACATAGGGGTAGATTTTTCTCAGGGATATTATTTTGGAAAACCTCAACCTTATGAGGATATAATTTATAAATTTATTACTTAA
- a CDS encoding MoaD/ThiS family protein yields the protein MEIKVKYRGKEQILRFNNEPVKAIDILKALGLSPEHAFVAKNGELASEDEIITPEDEIKVVNAISGG from the coding sequence ATGGAGATAAAAGTTAAATATAGAGGAAAAGAACAGATACTAAGATTTAATAACGAACCTGTTAAAGCTATAGATATTCTTAAAGCATTGGGTCTATCCCCTGAACATGCATTTGTTGCAAAAAACGGAGAACTTGCAAGTGAGGATGAAATCATAACCCCTGAAGATGAAATAAAAGTGGTTAATGCTATATCCGGAGGATAA
- a CDS encoding TIGR00269 family protein: MAKLKKGSRCTVCKAKGEKEKAVVFLPHHRLALCKKHYIEWFEKRVAKTIKEFRMFSPKDRILVAVSGGKDSLALWNALVKLGYEADGFYIDLGIDEYSQDSKRLALQFAEKIERPLHIVSLKEEIAPIPQIDQITNRPACSACGTVKRYYMNKYAKELGYNIIATGHNLDDEVAVLFGNTLHWDIDYLKRQYPVLKEENGFIRKVKPLCKITEKEAALYAFFNNIEYIEYECPFSEGASSIEYKELFSQLEEKHPGTKLQFYTNFLKKMYPILKEHEERQKQELQKCKICGEPSFSEICSVCKLKEKVKTMAKS, encoded by the coding sequence ATGGCAAAATTAAAAAAAGGAAGTAGATGCACAGTTTGCAAGGCAAAAGGGGAAAAAGAAAAGGCTGTAGTTTTCCTGCCACACCACAGGCTTGCTCTATGTAAAAAGCATTATATAGAGTGGTTTGAAAAAAGAGTAGCAAAAACTATAAAAGAGTTTCGTATGTTTTCCCCGAAGGACAGGATACTGGTTGCTGTTTCAGGTGGAAAAGACAGCCTTGCCCTGTGGAATGCACTGGTAAAACTGGGATATGAAGCAGATGGCTTTTATATAGACCTTGGAATTGATGAGTATTCACAGGACAGCAAAAGACTGGCACTCCAGTTTGCAGAAAAGATAGAGAGACCTCTACATATAGTATCCCTCAAAGAAGAGATTGCCCCAATCCCACAAATAGACCAGATTACAAACAGGCCTGCCTGTTCAGCCTGCGGCACAGTAAAAAGGTATTACATGAACAAATATGCAAAAGAGCTTGGATACAACATAATAGCCACAGGACACAATCTTGATGATGAAGTGGCAGTTTTATTTGGAAATACACTTCACTGGGATATTGATTATCTAAAAAGGCAGTATCCTGTTTTAAAAGAAGAAAACGGATTTATCAGAAAAGTAAAACCCCTGTGCAAAATTACAGAAAAAGAGGCAGCCCTTTATGCATTTTTCAATAATATTGAGTATATAGAATATGAATGCCCATTTTCAGAAGGAGCCTCATCTATAGAATATAAGGAACTGTTTTCCCAGCTTGAAGAAAAACATCCAGGAACAAAGCTCCAGTTTTATACAAATTTCCTTAAAAAGATGTATCCGATACTAAAGGAACATGAAGAAAGGCAAAAACAGGAACTTCAAAAATGCAAAATATGTGGAGAACCATCATTTTCCGAAATATGTAGTGTATGTAAACTAAAGGAAAAGGTAAAAACCATGGCAAAATCTTAG
- the trxA gene encoding thioredoxin: MALIYDVTDDNFEEVVVEKSYERPVVIDFWAPWCGPCRVLKPLLEKLAGEYGFVLAKINTDENPHIAQEFGVSGIPDVRIFINGKEVDRFVGALPEPKLREVLSKYIKSEADKLLDEAKMEFMAGNLTKAEEIYEKLLKEYPENKKIALEAAQFYIKEGRLDRAEELLNSIKEYHKEYFTKAQALKELITFKKWCEELQPENELDKLLKEGACLALQEQYKDALEKFLKVVQLDKKYKDEAGRKAMVAIFNILGEGNPLTKEYRKKLAMWLY, from the coding sequence ATGGCTCTAATATATGATGTAACAGATGATAACTTTGAGGAAGTAGTTGTAGAAAAATCCTATGAAAGGCCTGTTGTTATAGATTTCTGGGCTCCATGGTGTGGCCCCTGTAGAGTGCTAAAGCCTCTACTGGAAAAACTTGCAGGTGAATATGGCTTTGTTCTGGCAAAAATAAACACAGATGAAAATCCCCATATAGCACAGGAGTTTGGAGTTAGCGGAATACCAGATGTTCGTATATTTATAAATGGAAAAGAGGTTGATAGATTTGTTGGAGCTTTACCTGAACCAAAACTGAGGGAAGTTTTATCAAAATATATAAAATCTGAGGCTGATAAACTCCTTGATGAAGCAAAAATGGAGTTTATGGCAGGAAATCTAACAAAAGCAGAGGAAATTTACGAAAAACTTCTTAAAGAATATCCAGAAAACAAAAAAATAGCCCTTGAAGCTGCCCAGTTTTACATAAAAGAAGGTAGATTAGACAGAGCAGAGGAATTGTTGAACTCTATTAAGGAATACCATAAGGAATACTTTACAAAAGCACAGGCTTTAAAAGAATTAATAACTTTCAAAAAATGGTGTGAAGAACTACAACCTGAAAATGAGCTTGATAAACTTCTCAAAGAGGGAGCCTGCCTTGCACTGCAGGAGCAATATAAAGATGCATTAGAAAAATTCCTGAAAGTTGTCCAGCTGGATAAAAAATACAAAGATGAAGCAGGCAGAAAAGCAATGGTAGCAATATTTAATATCCTTGGAGAAGGAAATCCATTAACCAAGGAATACAGAAAAAAACTGGCCATGTGGCTGTATTAA
- a CDS encoding outer membrane lipoprotein carrier protein LolA, with translation MKKYIFLFLLVFSFSYADILDKLEKKLSQISSITAQFKQQTFMEGLDQPDEYEGKLFISKPDTVKLEYSKPVKQIYFLKGNELIVYSPEEKQAVKTKLSDQFIMLKIFKTIASGKSLKSLFKLEKNEKKGTDTLLVLVPKDQKDIKKFTMLISYELNIKKMTIWDKEGNKIAIEFYDFEYSKNPLNLYIKIPEDTEWMEY, from the coding sequence ATGAAAAAATATATTTTCCTTTTTCTCCTTGTTTTTTCTTTTTCTTATGCTGATATTTTAGACAAATTAGAGAAAAAGCTATCACAGATAAGTTCAATAACCGCACAGTTCAAGCAGCAGACCTTTATGGAAGGCTTAGATCAGCCTGATGAGTATGAGGGAAAGCTATTTATATCAAAACCGGACACGGTTAAACTTGAGTATTCAAAGCCTGTTAAACAGATATATTTCCTCAAAGGCAATGAATTAATCGTTTATTCTCCAGAGGAAAAACAGGCAGTTAAAACAAAGCTTTCTGACCAGTTTATAATGCTGAAAATATTCAAAACAATAGCCTCAGGAAAAAGCCTCAAATCCCTTTTCAAACTGGAAAAAAATGAGAAAAAAGGCACAGATACACTACTTGTATTAGTCCCCAAAGACCAGAAAGATATAAAAAAGTTCACAATGCTGATATCATATGAACTTAATATTAAAAAAATGACCATCTGGGACAAAGAGGGGAACAAAATTGCTATTGAATTTTATGATTTTGAATATAGTAAAAATCCCCTAAACCTTTATATTAAAATACCTGAAGATACAGAATGGATGGAGTATTGA
- a CDS encoding cupin domain-containing protein, with translation MIQKTGITDPELIKQQLEKEGYTNIFTWCDGAGSFYDWHTHPYQEVRWVYKGSIIMGTEDGEIVLNEGDRLDLPAGTRHWAKTETGVCYVCGSKK, from the coding sequence ATGATACAGAAAACAGGTATCACAGACCCAGAGCTTATTAAACAGCAGCTTGAAAAAGAAGGATATACGAACATTTTTACATGGTGTGATGGAGCCGGTTCTTTCTATGACTGGCATACTCATCCTTATCAAGAGGTGAGATGGGTTTACAAAGGTTCCATTATAATGGGAACAGAGGACGGCGAAATAGTCTTAAATGAAGGAGATAGACTGGATTTACCGGCTGGAACAAGACACTGGGCAAAAACAGAAACAGGCGTCTGTTATGTATGCGGAAGTAAAAAATAG
- a CDS encoding TlpA disulfide reductase family protein: MIKKGLSAFLTFFLVFLTFSCQKEQADNKEAFKSILLSADGKPIPLPEDKLIFINFLAYSCTSCMKELPVIKKVLSEPKYKDKFQFIGIVIDSDKGDFSDPNFPIYSGHKRNFVRFPVQGTPTTYIITPKGKKLLVIFGAVTEENLRKFLDQALQKAKSL; this comes from the coding sequence ATGATAAAAAAAGGGTTATCAGCTTTTTTAACATTTTTTCTGGTTTTCTTAACTTTTTCGTGCCAGAAGGAACAGGCTGATAATAAAGAAGCATTTAAAAGTATTTTGTTATCCGCTGATGGAAAACCTATCCCACTTCCAGAGGACAAATTGATATTTATAAATTTTCTTGCTTACTCATGCACATCCTGTATGAAAGAACTGCCAGTAATAAAAAAAGTTTTAAGTGAACCAAAATACAAAGACAAATTCCAGTTTATAGGAATTGTAATAGACAGTGATAAAGGAGATTTTTCAGACCCGAATTTTCCGATTTATTCGGGGCATAAACGTAATTTTGTAAGATTTCCAGTTCAAGGAACACCAACCACCTACATAATAACCCCTAAAGGTAAAAAACTCCTTGTTATATTTGGTGCAGTGACAGAGGAAAATCTGAGAAAATTTTTAGACCAGGCTCTACAAAAAGCAAAAAGCCTTTAA
- the lepA gene encoding translation elongation factor 4: protein MSRRMEHIRNFSIIAHVDHGKSTLADRLMEFTGAIEEREKKDQLLDTLDIERERGITIKLQAVRLNYRAKNGEEYTLHLIDTPGHVDFGYEVSRSLAACEGALLLIDATQGIEAQTIATFWQALEQDLEIIPVINKIDLPSADVDRIKEQIADVLGLDPDEAILASGKAGIGIEDILEAIVNKIPPPKGEENKPLKALIFDSYYDSYRGAVAFVRIFDGEVKKGTRIKLMSTGKEFEVTEVGAQTPHMTQLESLKAGDVGYIAAAIKDVRDIRIGDTITDAKNPTPEPVPGFRPAKPMVYAGLYPTGSTLFEDLRDALEKYSINDAALTYEMESSPALGLGFRCGFLGLLHMEIVQERLEREYDIELITTAPNVIYKVITKKGEEIEVRNPAQMPDPSVIEKILEPYIEANIITPNDYVGAIMQLVQEKRGIQKSFEYIDKKTVLLRYDIPMAEVLFDFHDKLKTATRGYASFDYEFKDYRPGDLVKMDIKINGEPVDALSFIVHRDKAYRVGRNIVDKMREVIPRQLFEVRIQAVIGSKVVASARVAPLRKDVLAKCYGGDVTRKKKLLEKQKKGKKRMKQLGKVELPQEAFLSILKAE, encoded by the coding sequence ATGAGTAGAAGAATGGAGCATATAAGAAACTTTTCAATAATAGCCCATGTTGACCATGGTAAATCAACTCTTGCAGATAGATTAATGGAATTTACCGGAGCTATTGAGGAAAGGGAAAAAAAAGACCAGCTTCTTGATACCCTTGATATAGAAAGGGAAAGGGGTATTACAATAAAGCTTCAGGCAGTAAGGCTGAACTACAGGGCAAAAAATGGAGAAGAATACACACTTCATCTGATTGATACCCCGGGACACGTTGATTTTGGATATGAAGTTTCCCGTTCACTTGCAGCCTGCGAAGGAGCATTACTGCTAATTGATGCCACACAGGGTATAGAAGCCCAGACTATAGCAACATTCTGGCAGGCACTTGAACAGGATTTGGAAATAATACCAGTTATAAACAAAATAGACCTTCCATCTGCAGACGTTGACAGAATAAAAGAACAGATTGCAGATGTTCTGGGGCTTGACCCTGATGAAGCAATACTTGCATCTGGTAAAGCAGGAATAGGTATTGAAGATATTCTTGAGGCAATTGTAAATAAAATTCCACCTCCTAAAGGAGAAGAAAATAAGCCTCTAAAAGCTCTTATTTTTGATTCATATTATGACTCATACAGGGGTGCTGTTGCCTTTGTCAGAATATTTGATGGTGAGGTAAAAAAAGGCACCAGAATAAAATTAATGTCCACAGGAAAGGAGTTTGAAGTTACAGAGGTTGGAGCGCAAACTCCACACATGACACAGCTTGAAAGTCTAAAAGCCGGTGATGTTGGATATATAGCAGCTGCAATTAAAGATGTAAGGGATATACGAATAGGAGATACAATAACCGATGCTAAAAACCCTACGCCTGAACCTGTTCCCGGATTTAGACCTGCAAAGCCCATGGTTTACGCAGGGCTCTACCCTACCGGTTCAACACTTTTTGAGGATTTAAGGGATGCCCTGGAAAAATACTCAATCAATGATGCGGCTCTAACCTATGAAATGGAAAGTTCTCCAGCACTTGGGCTTGGATTTAGATGTGGATTTTTAGGTCTATTACATATGGAAATTGTTCAGGAAAGACTTGAAAGGGAATATGATATTGAGCTAATTACCACAGCACCAAACGTTATATATAAAGTCATAACCAAAAAAGGTGAAGAGATAGAGGTTAGAAACCCTGCCCAGATGCCTGACCCTTCAGTAATAGAAAAAATCCTTGAGCCTTATATTGAAGCAAATATTATCACCCCAAATGATTACGTGGGAGCAATAATGCAGCTTGTTCAGGAAAAAAGAGGTATCCAGAAATCATTTGAGTATATAGACAAAAAAACCGTTCTCCTTAGATATGATATACCTATGGCAGAAGTTCTGTTTGATTTCCACGACAAACTAAAAACAGCCACAAGGGGATATGCTTCTTTTGATTATGAGTTTAAGGATTACAGACCCGGTGACCTTGTAAAAATGGATATTAAGATTAACGGGGAGCCTGTTGATGCCTTATCATTTATAGTTCATAGGGACAAAGCATACAGAGTTGGAAGAAATATAGTTGATAAGATGAGGGAAGTTATCCCAAGACAGCTATTTGAGGTCAGAATTCAGGCTGTTATAGGTTCAAAAGTTGTAGCATCAGCAAGAGTTGCACCACTTAGAAAAGATGTTCTTGCCAAGTGTTATGGTGGTGATGTAACCAGAAAGAAAAAACTCCTTGAAAAACAGAAAAAAGGTAAGAAAAGAATGAAACAGCTTGGTAAAGTTGAGCTTCCACAGGAAGCATTCCTCAGTATACTAAAGGCGGAGTAA
- a CDS encoding bifunctional precorrin-2 dehydrogenase/sirohydrochlorin ferrochelatase — protein sequence MALFPMFVDIKGKKVLIIGGGIVALRKIEKLLPFEPDMKVIAKDFHPDTFQLLQEKNIPYEQREFRFSDLKGQKIVIVAVDDINLQKQIFEYTRGKNILVNSVDSPDYCDFIFPAYVKKGDIVIGITTSGNLPGLSAKLRKHIEKNLPENLEDIFNQIKKVREELPKGEERQKKILQLIDELFENNK from the coding sequence ATGGCTCTATTTCCTATGTTTGTTGACATAAAAGGAAAAAAAGTCTTAATCATCGGAGGAGGAATAGTTGCTCTCCGTAAAATAGAAAAACTTCTTCCCTTTGAGCCTGATATGAAAGTTATTGCAAAAGATTTTCATCCTGATACATTTCAGCTTTTACAGGAAAAAAATATCCCTTACGAACAAAGGGAGTTCAGATTTTCTGACCTTAAAGGACAAAAGATTGTTATTGTTGCTGTTGATGATATAAACCTACAAAAACAGATTTTTGAATATACAAGAGGGAAAAATATTCTGGTTAACTCTGTTGATAGCCCTGACTATTGCGATTTTATTTTTCCTGCCTATGTGAAAAAGGGAGATATTGTCATAGGAATTACTACCTCAGGAAATCTTCCAGGACTATCAGCAAAACTGAGAAAGCATATAGAAAAAAACCTTCCAGAAAATTTAGAAGATATATTCAACCAGATAAAAAAAGTCCGTGAGGAACTACCGAAAGGAGAAGAAAGACAGAAAAAAATACTCCAACTGATTGATGAACTTTTTGAGAATAATAAATGA
- a CDS encoding TIGR01458 family HAD-type hydrolase, whose product MIDFKKIKGFLLDLDGVLYIIDKPIEGAQETLKKLKEKYPVRFITNTTTRPRKVVYQKLIKMGFDVKEEEIFSALEATKQFLKEKDAGAFLILTDLALEDMKDIKKEPVEYVVIGDARDNFTYENMNKAFRYLMDGAELLAAAKNKYFRDKDGKLSLDCGAYIVGLEFATGKKAKLIGKPNKDFFLLAVKSMGLKPEEVAVIGDDIESDVKGAMDAGLKGILVKTGKFTPQDLEKGIKPDLIIENINQILEFID is encoded by the coding sequence ATGATTGATTTCAAAAAAATAAAAGGATTTTTGCTGGATTTAGATGGTGTTTTATACATTATAGACAAGCCGATAGAAGGTGCACAGGAAACCCTAAAAAAACTAAAAGAGAAATATCCTGTCAGATTCATAACAAACACCACCACAAGACCCCGTAAAGTTGTTTATCAGAAATTAATCAAAATGGGGTTTGACGTCAAAGAAGAGGAAATCTTTTCTGCCCTTGAGGCTACAAAGCAGTTTTTAAAGGAAAAAGATGCTGGAGCTTTCCTGATACTCACAGACCTTGCCCTTGAAGACATGAAAGATATCAAAAAGGAACCTGTCGAATATGTGGTAATTGGAGATGCACGGGATAATTTCACCTATGAAAATATGAACAAAGCCTTTAGATATTTAATGGATGGAGCTGAGCTACTGGCAGCTGCCAAAAATAAATATTTCAGAGATAAAGACGGTAAATTATCTTTAGACTGCGGAGCATATATTGTGGGACTGGAATTTGCAACAGGTAAAAAAGCAAAGCTTATAGGTAAACCGAATAAAGACTTTTTCTTACTTGCTGTAAAATCAATGGGATTAAAACCGGAAGAGGTGGCAGTTATAGGTGATGATATTGAATCCGACGTCAAAGGTGCAATGGATGCCGGACTAAAAGGAATACTGGTAAAAACAGGCAAATTCACCCCTCAAGATTTAGAAAAAGGTATAAAACCAGACCTGATAATAGAAAACATTAATCAAATTTTGGAGTTTATAGATTAA
- a CDS encoding DUF2357 domain-containing protein yields the protein MNEYILHFAEKPLLLDEEDLEDTKEILEYLKKKEQIDIQENFIFFKNYTGIIETKSKNYLVIPKKLAKHFNLINEKDEPIENFEKTYDKKFEQFLKYILQKLSKEHIIYSLSLSHFPVEESKLNESSILKLLLLLNKKDELIGSFYLILTNPHRKLIEYESYKNIDEVSYVDSDVIVDIIQNPERLYETSNGIIDDQGKRYAPSTVLQYETEETFDTLENRFIKHFLKELENILLNELKDFMFLDELKELKNEVENMLQSDIFSEVGDLNYFPSNSQVLMKKSGYREIFQIYRLLHLSFVPKIFEDLDMAFSLKDMATLWEYYVLIKILKEFKEKCGNYKVEINFKEKSKYKTNYEEAKFRFKNRLILYFQKTKKSYANVEFRPDFLIEYNGKSYVFDAKFRIFKDNRPDILKNMHYYKDGLKLNSAVAVCLGEDKKGSFWVVDKTDKNDKDLFSLLEIINNEELKGIGYINLKLEM from the coding sequence ATGAATGAATATATTCTCCATTTTGCAGAAAAACCATTGCTATTAGATGAAGAAGATTTAGAGGATACAAAAGAAATTCTTGAATATTTAAAAAAGAAAGAACAGATAGATATTCAGGAAAATTTTATATTTTTTAAAAACTACACTGGAATTATTGAAACAAAATCTAAAAATTACTTGGTAATTCCCAAAAAATTAGCCAAACACTTTAATCTAATAAATGAAAAGGATGAACCTATAGAAAATTTTGAAAAAACTTATGACAAAAAATTTGAACAATTTTTAAAGTATATTTTACAAAAACTTTCAAAAGAACATATTATCTATAGCCTAAGTTTATCTCATTTCCCAGTAGAAGAAAGCAAATTAAATGAAAGTTCTATTTTAAAGCTACTGCTGTTATTAAACAAAAAGGATGAACTTATCGGTTCCTTTTACTTGATACTTACAAACCCACATAGAAAACTGATTGAGTATGAAAGTTACAAAAATATTGATGAAGTTAGCTATGTGGACTCGGATGTTATAGTAGACATTATCCAAAATCCTGAAAGATTATATGAAACTTCAAATGGAATAATTGACGATCAAGGGAAAAGATATGCACCTTCAACAGTTCTCCAGTATGAAACTGAGGAAACTTTTGATACTTTGGAAAATAGATTTATAAAACACTTTTTAAAAGAATTAGAAAATATTCTTTTGAATGAACTGAAAGATTTTATGTTTTTGGATGAATTAAAGGAATTAAAAAATGAAGTAGAAAATATGCTTCAATCAGACATTTTTTCTGAAGTTGGCGACCTGAACTATTTTCCATCAAATTCACAGGTTCTAATGAAAAAATCTGGATACAGAGAGATCTTCCAGATTTACAGACTTTTACATCTCTCTTTTGTCCCAAAGATTTTTGAAGATTTAGACATGGCTTTTTCTTTAAAAGATATGGCTACTCTGTGGGAATATTATGTTTTGATAAAGATATTAAAAGAGTTTAAGGAAAAATGTGGAAATTATAAAGTTGAAATTAATTTTAAAGAGAAAAGTAAATATAAAACCAACTATGAGGAGGCAAAGTTTAGGTTTAAAAATAGATTAATCTTATATTTTCAAAAGACTAAAAAGAGTTATGCAAATGTAGAATTCAGACCTGATTTTCTAATTGAATACAACGGAAAAAGTTATGTCTTTGATGCAAAGTTTAGAATTTTTAAAGATAATAGGCCAGACATCCTGAAAAATATGCATTATTATAAAGACGGATTAAAACTGAATTCAGCAGTGGCAGTGTGTTTAGGGGAAGATAAAAAAGGAAGTTTTTGGGTAGTTGATAAAACTGATAAAAACGATAAGGATTTGTTTTCTCTTTTAGAAATAATAAACAATGAAGAACTTAAAGGTATTGGATATATTAATTTAAAATTAGAAATGTAA
- a CDS encoding putative metalloprotease CJM1_0395 family protein gives MIEGVGNSGAYYQGYKNLNDIKLQQVIQQLRITEQKVKAHEMAHKIAGGELAGPVHYKYKKGPDGKLYIVGGEVPIKIKEGRTPEETIEIAQKIKRAALAPADPSPQDRAVAARAAMLEMKARIELQKQQQEENNQQQKIDIFV, from the coding sequence ATGATTGAGGGAGTTGGGAATTCAGGGGCTTATTATCAGGGGTATAAAAATCTTAATGATATAAAGCTGCAGCAGGTTATACAGCAACTTCGTATAACTGAACAAAAGGTAAAAGCTCATGAGATGGCACATAAGATTGCAGGAGGAGAGCTGGCAGGACCTGTTCATTATAAGTATAAAAAAGGTCCCGATGGTAAGTTATACATAGTTGGTGGAGAAGTTCCTATAAAAATAAAAGAAGGTAGGACTCCAGAAGAAACTATAGAGATAGCCCAGAAAATAAAAAGAGCTGCCCTTGCCCCAGCAGATCCTTCTCCACAGGATAGAGCCGTAGCTGCCAGAGCAGCTATGCTTGAGATGAAAGCAAGAATAGAACTGCAAAAACAACAGCAGGAAGAAAATAATCAACAACAGAAGATAGATATATTTGTTTAA